The following coding sequences lie in one Spinacia oleracea cultivar Varoflay chromosome 1, BTI_SOV_V1, whole genome shotgun sequence genomic window:
- the LOC130465398 gene encoding uncharacterized protein: MSGKNMNLNQKLRRSPRNEKSNTSITPTTLAPSRIRRSLFPVQKETFVSNKEQNVPTQKTTYVSDKEGNVPTSQSVTGLINSQVDSQLRKSQSDSQCLQRSSRIMNTSSMLEENDGHEISNERSREDEQNQILTPLTSQGGYNCTNRRRVNASKPKNMKGRGANKTKVLKQPIVVDVNEHGQPIGDSERPLSSLIGCLARDPRRLPLDCWDWRYISQDKKDRLWEEVKQSYKFPEEREPYDWAMKTMNAAWRLEKCELKIKYFDGRTHNNALAQRSHIAHIPDDMWRNLVEFWESPKGQERSKRNKDNKSKSTMCHYAGTKSFARRRAEKREKDGKEPDALDVWLDTHQPKKGSRLDDASAMTKKLIEEDLASLPQNTCNDEERMKIFKKHVGEDKNGYAKTFGLGVKVPRSRAKRCALEEERAKRIKSEKEVEKLVKKLDKATNLMKKFLQLQGISDDICLSNDDDDHEESVHSEDHNEENLEDVDIENEYNESRQFDCENALFEDEELM; encoded by the exons ATGAGTGGAAAAAATATGAATTTGAATCAAAAGTTAAGGCGTAGCCCTAGGAATGAAAAAAGCAACACAAGCATTACGCCTACAACTTTGGCTCCTTCAAGAATACGACGATCATTATTCCCTGTACAAAAGGAAACTTTTGTATCTAATAAGGAACAGAATGTGCCTACACAAAAGACAACTTATGTATCTGATAAGGAAGGAAATGTGCCAACATCACAATCAG TCACCGGCTTAATTAACTCACAAGTGGATAGTCAACTAAGAAAATCGCAGTCTGACTCTCAAT GCTTGCAAAGAAGTTCTAGGATTATGAACACTTCGAGTATGTTAGAAGAGAATGATGGGCATGAAATTTCAAATGAAAGGTCGCGAGAAGATGAACAAAATCAGATTTTAACTCCCTTGACTTCACAAGGAGGCTATAATTGCACAAATAGGAGGAGAGTTAATGCAAGTAAACCAAAGAATATGAAGGGTCGTGGTGCCAACAAAACAAAAGTTCTAAAACAACCTATAGTTGTTGATGTGAATGAACATGGACAACCTATTGGTGATTCTGAGAGGCCACTGTCTTCACTAATTGGTTGTCTTGCACGTGACCCGAGAAGATTGCCATTAGATTGTTGGGACTGGAGATATATTAGTCAAGACAAAAAAGATCGTTTGTGGGAAGAAGTAAAG CAATCATACAAGTTCCCTGAAGAACGAGAGCCTTACGATTGGGCTATGAAGACGATGAATGCCGCATGGAGATTAGAAAAATGTGAACTGAAGATAAAGTATTTTGATGGAAGAACTCACAATAATGCACTAGCTCAAAGGTCACACATTGCACACATTCCTGATGATATGTGGAGAAACCTGGTGGAATTTTGGGAATCTCCAAAAGGCCAA GAGAGGAGTAAACGTAATAAAGACAACAAGAGTAAGTCAACAATGTGTCATTATGCCGGGACAAAGAGTTTTGCACGTAGACGTGCAGAGAAGAGG GAAAAGGATGGAAAAGAGCCAGATGCTCTTGATGTATGGCTTGATACCCATCAACCAAAAAAAGGTTCTCGACTTGATGATGCTTCAGCTATGACAAAG AAATTGATTGAAGAAGATTTGGCTTCCCTCCCACAAAACACTTGTAATGACGAGGAACGTATGAAAATTTTCAAGAAGCATGTAGGAGAAGATAAAAATGGTTATGCAAAGACTTTTGGTTTGGGTGTGAAGGTTCCTCGTTCTCGTGCAAAAAGATGTGCTTTAGAAGAGGAGAGAGCTAAAAGAATCAAAAGTGAGAAAGAAGTTGAAAAATTGGTAAAGAAGCTTGACAAAGCAACAAATTTGATGAAAAAGTTTCTACAACTTCAG gGTATTTCAGATGACATTTGTTTGTCAAATGACGATGATGATCATGAGGAAAGTGTGCATAGTGAGGACCACAACGAGGAAAATTTAGAAGATGTGGatattgaaaatgagtataATGAATCACGTCAATTTGACTGTGAAAATGCACTATTTGAAGATGAAGAATTGATGTAA
- the LOC110799027 gene encoding ABC transporter B family member 15 — MDEKRGSTTRKKKKGSIWSIFMHADGVDLILMLFGFIGSVGDGFTLPLTLVVTSKLMNNIGGSSNFSDPHAFTSHINQNAAVLCMVGAGAWVLCFLEGFCWTRTAERQATRMRYRYLKAVLRQDVGYFDMHVGSTSEVIISVSSDSLTIQDVISEKVPNFVMNTSTFIGSYVAAFVLLWKLAIVGFPFVVLLIIPGLLYGRILMGLARKLTVEYNKAGSVVEQAISCIRTVYAFVGENKTMAKFSTALEGSVKLGLKQGLAKGVAIGSNGVSFAVWAFSTWYGSKLVMYHGAKGGTVFVVGAALSVGGLALGSGLSNIKYLSEAASAGEKIMEVIKRVPEIDSERMDGLTLDNISGEVEFKNVDFAYPSRPDSVIFCNLSLQVPAGKTVALVGGSGSGKSTAVALLQRFYNPLGGQILLDGVSIDKLQLKWLRSQMGLVSQEPALFATTIKENILFGKEDATMEEVIQAATASNAHNFISQLPLGYDTQVGERGVQMSGGQKQRIAIARAIIKKPRVLLLDEATSALDSESERVVQEALDKAAVGRTTIVIAHRLSTIRNADTIAVIQNGQVMESGSHDVLIQNNDGVYTSLVRLQQMEKSNYKDERISISNSSIFNNMESRYSTSSRRLSLVSRSSSANSVHDSANQVDSELMAEEKLPAPSFKRLLALNLPEWKQATYGCIAAMVFGAVQPLYSFAMGSMISVYFLQDNKEIKRQTTIYASCFLGLALLTLIVNIVQHYNFAYMGELLTKRVREKMLSRMLTFEVGWFDRDENSTGTICSRLAKDANVVRSLVGDRLALVVQTISAVVVAFTMGLIIAWRLAIVMIAIQPLIIISFYTRRVLLKNMSKKAIKAQDESSKLAAEAVSNLRTVTAFSSQARILAMLEKAQESPRRESIRQSWYAGFGLGTSQGLNICAWAMDFWYGGKLISQGYLTAKELFETFMILVSTGRVIADAGSMTTDLAKGADAVASVFAVLDRNTKIDPDNIQGYVPEKITGHGHGHGHIEIRNVDFSYPTRPDVLIFKGFSIKIDAGKSTALVGQSGSGKSTIIGLIERFYDPLKGSVEIDGRDIRVYNLRSLRKHIALVSQEPTLFAGTIRENIMYGASDDVDETEIVEAAKAANAYDFISGLKDGFDTWCGDRGVQLSGGQKQRIAIARAILRNPGVLLLDEATSALDSHSEKIVQDALERVMVGRTSVVVAHRLSTIQNCHLIAVLDKGKVIEKGTHSSLLAKGPKGPYYSLVNLQRTPHLSD, encoded by the exons atggaTGAAAAGAGAGGTTCGACgacgaggaagaagaagaaaggatCAATATGGAGTATATTTATGCATGCGGACGGTGTGGATTTAATATTGATGTTGTTTGGTTTCATCGGATCCGTTGGTGATGGATTCACGTTACCGTTGACATTGGTTGTTACTAGTAAGTTGATGAATAATATTGGCGGTTCTTCCAATTTCAGTGATCCTCATGCCTTTACTTCCCATATTAATCAG AATGCAGCAGTTTTATGTATGGTTGGAGCAGGAGCATGGGTACTTTGTTTCCTTG AGGGATTTTGTTGGACAAGGACAGCAGAAAGACAAGCTACAAGAATGAGATATAGGTACTTGAAGGCAGTGTTGAGGCAAGATGTGGGCTACTTTGATATGCATGTTGGTAGTACCTCTGAAGTTATTATTAGTGTTTCTAGTGATAGCCTTACCATCCAAGATGTTATAAGTGAAAAG GTACCAAATTTTGTGATGAACACGTCGACTTTCATAGGAAGCTATGTAGCAGCATTCGTATTGTTATGGAAGCTTGCAATAGTGGGATTCCCTTTCGTAGTTCTTCTCATAATTCCAGGGTTGCTGTACGGAAGGATATTGATGGGGTTGGCTAGAAAGCTGACTGTTGAATATAACAAGGCCGGGAGCGTAGTAGAGCAAGCAATATCTTGTATAAGAACAGTGTATGCATTTGTAGGAGAAAATAAAACAATGGCCAAGTTCTCAACAGCTTTGGAAGGGTCAGTGAAGTTAGGGCTCAAGCAAGGTTTGGCTAAGGGTGTCGCCATTGGTAGCAATGGTGTTAGCTTTGCGGTTTGGGCTTTTAGTACTTGGTATGGTAGCAAGCTTGTCATGTACCATGGTGCTAAAGGTGGTACCGTCTTTGTCGTTGGTGCTGCCCTCTCTGTTGGAGGACT AGCTCTTGGTTCTGGTTTATCAAACATCAAGTACTTATCTGAAGCTGCTTCAGCCGGGGAGAAAATTATGGAAGTAATAAAGAGGGTaccggaaatagattccgaaaGAATGGACGGGCTTACCTTGGACAATATTTCCGGGGAGGTTGAGTTTAAGAATGTTGATTTTGCATACCCTTCAAGACCAGACTCAGTAATTTTCTGCAACTTGTCACTGCAAGTTCCTGCAGGGAAGACAGTGGCTTTAGTTGGGGGAAGTGGTTCGGGTAAATCAACTGCAGTAGCTTTGCTACAAAGGTTTTATAATCCACTTGGTGGGCAGATACTGTTAGATGGGGTGTCTATTGATAAGCTCCAACTCAAGTGGTTGAGATCACAAATGGGGTTAGTGAGCCAAGAACCTGCACTTTTTGCCACTACAATTAAGGAGAACATACTTTTTGGCAAAGAAGATGCTACTATGGAGGAGGTTATTCAAGCTGCAACAGCATCTAATGCTCACAATTTCATTAGCCAATTGCCTCTGGGCTATGACACGCAG GTTGGAGAAAGAGGAGTCCAAATGTCAGGAGGACAAAAGCAAAGAATTGCAATAGCAAGAGCCATAATAAAGAAACCTCGCGTTCTTCTTCTAGATGAGGCAACTAGCGCGTTAGATTCAGAATCAGAACGGGTTGTCCAAGAAGCCCTTGACAAGGCTGCTGTGGGGCGAACTACAATAGTCATTGCACACCGCCTCTCTACAATCCGAAATGCCGACACTATTGCAGTTATCCAGAATGGACAGGTGATGGAGAGTGGTTCCCATGATGTGTTAATACAAAACAATGATGGGGTATACACTTCATTAGTCCGCTTACAACAGATGGAAAAATCTAATTATAAAGATGAGAGAATAAGCATTTCGAACTCATCCATTTTCAACAATATGGAATCCAGATATAGCACAAGTAGTCGTAGGCTCTCATTGGTGAGTCGCTCAAGCTCAGCTAACTCAGTTCATGACTCCGCCAATCAAGTTGATAGTGAGCTCATGGCTGAAGAAAAGTTGCCTGCTCCGTCATTTAAAAGGTTATTAGCTTTGAACTTACCTGAGTGGAAACAAGCTACTTACGGGTGTATTGCTGCCATGGTCTTTGGTGCAGTCCAACCACTATATTCATTTGCTATGGGGTCTATGATATCTGTGTATTTTTTGCAAGATAACAAAGAGATTAAGAGACAGACTACGATTTACGCTTCTTGTTTTCTGGGATTGGCTTTGTTAACATTGATAGTGAATATAGTTCAGCATTACAATTTCGCCTACATGGGAGAGTTGTTGACTAAAAGGGTGCGAGAGAAGATGCTTTCCAGAATGCTGACTTTCGAGGTTGGATGGTTCGATCGAGATGAAAATAGTACTGGTACTATTTGCTCTAGGCTGGCCAAGGATGCCAATGTG GTAAGATCTTTGGTGGGAGATCGATTGGCTCTTGTAGTCCAAACAATTTCAGCAGTTGTAGTTGCATTTACAATGGGCTTAATCATTGCTTGGAGGCTGGCTATTGTGATGATAGCAATTCAACCACTTATCATAATTAGTTTCTACACAAGAAGAGTTCTATTGAAGAACATGTCAAAGAAGGCAATCAAGGCACAAGATGAGAGCAGCAAGTTGGCTGCTGAAGCTGTATCCAACCTCCGTACTGTCACTGCATTCTCGTCCCAGGCTAGAATATTAGCAATGCTCGAGAAAGCTCAGGAAAGCCCTAGAAGGGAAAGTATACGACAGTCATGGTACGCAGGTTTTGGTCTGGGGACTTCCCAGGGCTTGAACATTTGTGCTTGGGCTATGGATTTTTGGTATGGTGGTAAGCTAATTTCTCAAGGATACCTCACTGCCAAGGAATTGTTTGAGACCTTCATGATTCTAGTGAGCACAGGTCGTGTCATTGCTGATGCTGGTAGCATGACTACAGACCTTGCTAAGGGAGCGGATGCTGTTGCATCTGTGTTTGCAGTCCTAGACCGTAATACCAAGATTGATCCTGACAATATACAAGGATATGTTCCGGAGAAAATAACCGGTCACGGTCACGGTCACGGTCACATAGAAATCCGAAATGTGGACTTTTCATATCCAACTAGGCCTGATGTACTCATCTTCAAGGGCTTCTCAATCAAGATTGATGCCGGGAAATCAACGGCTCTGGTGGGGCAGAGTGGATCAGGTAAGTCGACAATAATTGGATTGATTGAAAGATTCTATGATCCTCTCAAGGGATCCGTAGAAATAGATGGACGTGATATACGAGTGTACAACCTTAGGTCACTAAGAAAGCATATAGCTCTGGTAAGCCAAGAGCCTACATTATTTGCAGGTACCATACGTGAGAATATAATGTACGGAGCCAGTGATGATGTGGATGAAACTGAAATTGTGGAGGCTGCAAAAGCAGCCAATGCTTATGATTTCATATCAGGACTAAAAGACGGGTTTGATACATGGTGTGGTGATAGAGGTGTTCAATTATCAGGAGGACAAAAGCAGAGAATCGCAATAGCTAGAGCTATTCTAAGAAACCCGGGAGTACTATTGTTAGACGAGGCCACAAGTGCACTGGATAGTCATTCAGAAAAGATAGTGCAAGATGCACTTGAAAGAGTAATGGTTGGTAGGACTAGTGTTGTAGTGGCTCATAGGTTGAGCACTATTCAAAATTGTCATCTTATTGCGGTCTTAGATAAAGGCAAAGTTATAGAGAAAGGTACACATTCCTCTCTTTTGGCTAAAGGACCCAAAGGACCTTATTATTCTTTGGTCAATCTTCAAAGAACACCACATCTTTCAGATTAA
- the LOC110799039 gene encoding uncharacterized protein, producing MDLFLDKSWVKLNRAREEYRNALVTFLDHAFATSAVENKIACPCGNCANRFYHERELVMKHMIMKGMDIDYQKCIWVFHGEPRVCDDDNFLYNNSTDVPNNSCNNDILRMVEDAFEFHEPSSSSTPSMNDEAKTFFKLIDDAKQPLYPGCEEFSKLSFTVEMYHLKCLYGVSNVGFDAFVKLFKRALPKDSALPNSFNQMQTIIKKLGLDYRKIDVCPNDCVLFWKEKIGLDKCPVCDELRWKTTDDGSVIKLASGQKVPKKVLRHFPLIPRLKRLFISSKTAHLMRWHADEREDDGKLRHPADSTAWKCFDERYPTFASDARNVRLGLSSDGFNPFGMMSSQYSIWPVVLMAYNLPPWLCMKQSYFMLSLIIPGPKGPGNDIDVFLEPLIDELQLLWEVGVDTFDASKGETFRLYGALLWTINDFPAYGNLSGWKTKGKCACPYCNIDSCSFYLEGSKKLCYLYHRRLLDDDHSFRHDSRSFNGQVELRPPPKLWTGSELLKQMENVDVVYGKHPSIHKLNKETRKRKREDDFVEEVPWKKKSLFFRLEYWEHLLVRHNLDVMHVEKNVSEKIIGTLFGIDGKTKDTKKSRIDLERMNIRPDLHPVTLNNKTYIPPACFTLSKKEKEEMLGILASVRVPDGYATNIRRRIIDGEIRNLKIHDHHILMQQLLPLALRKMKNKDVSYVLIELCNFFKELCSKVATPEDFEKLEKRIVVILCHLERIFLPSFFDIMVHLPVHLPYEAKILGPVFQRWMYPVERYMRKLESYVGNKSQLEASIAEGALAEECLGFCSRYLQDVQLRENRSSRNNDDTDDVVVGGLSIFSLKCRAMSKKREFRPDYYVIEQAHSYILSNCEEVQVYAQEHYQIVSDIYRNTPEIIDDAHRKEFPKWFADNVAKHLPSDSCTANDLKYLSMFPSMWMNIMTKERGVVSM from the exons ATGGATTTGTTTCTGGACAAGAGTTGGGTGAAATTAAATAGAGCTCGAGAAGAGTATAGGAATGCTTTAGTTACTTTTTTGGATCATGCATTTGCTACTTCTGCTGTAGAGAACAAGATTGCTTGTCCATGTGGAAATTGTGCCAATCGCTTTTATCATGAAAGAGAATTAGTTATGAAACACATGATCATGAAAGGGATGGATATTGATTATCAGAAATGTATTTGGGTATTTCATGGAGAACCTAGGGTTTGTGATGATGATAATTTTTTATACAACAACTCTACTGATGTGCCAAATAATTCATGTAACAATGATATTCTTAGAATGGTGGAAGATGCTTTCGAATTTCATGAACCATCAAGTAGCAGTACACCAAGTATGAATGATGAAGCAAAAACATTTTTTAAGTTAATTGATGATGCTAAGCAACCTTTATACCCTGGTTGTGAAGAATTTTCCAAGCTTTCCTTCACTGTTGAAATGTATCATTTGAAATGTTTGTATGGAGTATCTAATGTGGGTTTTGATGCATTCGTAAAATTATTTAAAAGAGCTCTTCCTAAAGATTCCGCATTGCCAAATTCTTTCAATCAGATGCAAACTATCATTAAGAAACTTGGTTTGGATTATAGAAAGATTGATGTGTGTCCAAACGATtgtgttcttttttggaaagaaaAAATTGGTTTAGATAAGTGTCCTGTTTGTGATGAATTGCGATGGAAGACAACAGATGACGGTTCAGTAATTAAATTAGCTAGTGGTCAAAAGGTGCCAAAAAAGGTGTTGCGTCATTTTCCTTTGATACCCAGGTTGAAAAGACTGTTTATATCATCAAAAACTGCCCATTTAATGAGATGGCATGCTGACGAGCGAGAAGATGATGGTAAGTTGAGGCATCCAGCAGACTCTACTGCTTGGAAATGTTTTGATGAAAGGTATCCTACTTTTGCCAGTGATGCACGTAATGTTAGGCTTGGTTTGAGTAGTGATGGATTTAATCCATTTGGAATGATGAGTAGTCAATATAGCATATGGCCAGTTGTTTTGATGGCTTATAATTTACCCCCTTGGTTATGTATGAAGCAATCTTATTTCATGCTTTCATTAATTATACCTGGACCAAAGGGCCCTGGTAATGATATTGATGTATTTTTAGAACCTTTAATTGATGAGTTACAATTGTTATGGGAGGTTGGCGTAGATACTTTTGATGCTTCAAAAGGTGAAACCTTTAGATTATACGGAGCACTGCTTTGGACAATAAATGACTTTCCTGCATACGGCAATCTATCTGGTTGGAAAACTAAAGGAAAATGTGCATGCCCTTATTGTAATATTGATTCGTGCTCGTTTTATCTTGAAGGGAGTAAAAAATTGTGTTATTTGTATCATCGACGTCTGTTGGATGATGATCACAGTTTTCGCCATGACAGTAGGTCATTTAATGGTCAAGTAGAATTGCGTCCTCCTCCTAAATTATGGACAGGATCGGAGTTGTTAAAGCAAATGGAAAATGTCGATGTTGTATATGGAAAACACCCTAGTATTCATAAGTTGAATAAAGAAACACGAAAGAGAAAGAGGGAAGATGACTTTGTTGAGGAAGTACCTTGGAAAAAAAAGAGTTTATTTTTTAGACTTGAATATTGGGAGCATCTTCTAGTGCGCCACAATTTGGATGTCATGCACGTGGAAAAAAATGTATCTGAGAAGATAATAGGGACACTTTTTGGGATTGACGGTAAAACAAAAGATACTAAGAAATCACGTATTGATTTAGAAAGAATGAACATAAGGCCTGATCTCCATCCTGTTACACTTAATAATAAGACATATATACCTCCTGCATGTTTCACATTAagcaagaaagaaaaagaagaaatgtTGGGTATATTGGCTTCTGTTAGAGTGCCTGATGGATATGCAACAAATATTAGAAGGCGGATTATTGACGGTGAAATTCGAAACTTAAAAATCCATGACCACCATATCTTGATGCAACAACTGTTACCGTTGGCTTtgagaaaaatgaaaaataaggatGTGAGTTACGTTCTGATTGAGCTGTGCAACTTTTTTAAGGAATTATGTTCAAAAGTGGCAACACCCGAGGATTTTGAGAAGCTAGAGAAGCGCATTGTTGTTATACTTTGTCACCTAGAGCGAATATttttgccatctttctttgaCATTATGGTCCACTTGCCTGTGCATTTACCTTATGAAGCAAAGATACTTGGTCCAGTTTTTCAACGTTGGATGTACCCAGTGGAAAG gTACATGAGAAAGTTGGAATCTTATGTTGGAAATAAAAGCCAACTTGAAGCATCTATTGCTGAGGGAGCTCTTGCCGAAGAATGTCTTGGTTTTTGCTCGAGATATCTTCAAGATGTGCAATTAAGAGAAAATAGATCATCGAGAAATAATGATGATACTGATGATGTAGTGGTTGGAGGTTTGTCCATTTTCTCTTTGAAATGTCGTGCGATGTCAAAGAAAAGAGAGTTTAGGCCTGATTACTATGTAATCGAGCAAGCACATAGTTACATATTATCAAATTGCGAGGAAGTACAAGTTTATGCTCA GGAACATTACCAGATTGTTAGTGACATATATCGTAATACACCAGAGATTATTGATGATGCTCATAGAAAAGAATTTCCGAAATGGTTCGCCGATAAT GTTGCGAAACATCTACCAAGTGACAGTTGTACAGCTAATGATTTGAAGTATCTTAGTATGTTCCCGAGCATGTGGATGAATATAATGACTAAG GAGCGTGGTGTTGTTTCGATGTGA